Within the Clostridium scatologenes genome, the region AAAGAGTAAAAAAAATGAGAATACAGAAAGCAGTAGTAATTTTGATATAAAAGCAGCAGGGAATGTGGCAGATACATATATGAAATATTTAATGAAGGATGATTTAGAAAATAGCAAAAAGCTTTATTCTAAAGAGCTTTCAAAAAGTCCTTCCCCAAAGGAAAATAAAAATTTAAAAATATTAGGCTATAATGTATCAGAAACTAATGAAGTAGGTAAATCTGGTCTATTTAAGGTAAAAGTATCAAGATCAGATTTAACTACTAGTTATGCTTCTTTAGATGAGTACTCAATAAGAATAGCTAAGGAAGGTAATGATTATAAAATAAAAGAGACAAATAATGTGGTTCAAAAGGAAGTGTTTAGTGAGCAGAGACAACTAAGAGTGAAAAATAAAAATAATGCTAATACAAATTTAGTCATAAATATGGATGGCCTTCCTAATTATATGTTTTCTAAAGATGATAAAAGAAATGTAGATAAGATAAAGGTACCTAAAACAAAATTTGGAGTTATCAATTTTGGATATAGTGGAGAAAGTTTAGCAATATCTAGTTATGATAAAGATGCTTATGTGGGCATAATAAAAATGGATGAGAGCTTGGCAGTACAAGGTGGAGATAATAAAGATGAAGATCAAAAAGGAGGTGGGAGTGATAAGCAAAATCAAGGTACTGGTGCTATAGGAAGAGAAAAACCTATAGGAAAAGAGATTACATCAATAGATATATTAAAGAATTGTAAAGTGGAATTTATAAATTTTTCACCAGAAGAAAAGTTTATAACGGTACAGTATGCAAAATCACCTTCAGGTAGATGTATAAGAGTTTATAAAATAGATGGAGGAGATATTATACCTTTTAAATTTGAAGAAAAATACCCGTTAGATAAAGTAGATGTAGTATTTTCTTCCTATGATAAGGAAAGTTTAAATTTTGATGTTGTACCCAAAGTAGAAGGAGATAAATCAGCTTTAAATGTAATAGGTAAATGGCAATTAAGTTTAAAAGATTTTAAAGCTAAAAAAATGTGATATAATTAAATAAAAAATACTTATGGAGAAAAATATGCAGTGGGGAGAAAAAAGATATTATAGTTTAAATTATTTTTTAAGAAATAAGTTCCATTCAAAAGTATTTAAAATATCATTGGATGCGGGGTTTTCCTGTCCAAATCGAGATGGAAAAATAAGTACTGGAGGATGTGCATTTTGCAGCGAAAGAGGTTCTGGAGATTTTGCAGGAGATAGGCATTTTTCAATAAAGCATCAATTTGAAGATATAAAGCAAATTATGAGCAAAAAGTGGAAAAATGGCAAGTATATAGCCTACTTTCAAGCTTATACTAATACTTATGCACCTGTAAAAGTATTAAGAGAAAAGTATAATGAAGCAATAAATGAAGAAGATGTAGTAGGATTGGCTATAGCTACAAGACCTGACTGTCTTAGTGAAGAAGTTTTAGAACTTTTGGAAGAGTTTAATAAAAAAATTTATACTTGGGTGGAATTGGGACTTCAGACTTTTAATGAAAATACTGCGTCAAAAATAAACAGAGGATATAAACTTGATGTATTTGAAGAGGCTGTTAGAAATTTGAGAAAAAGAAACATTGATGTAGTAACCCATGTTATATTTGGATTACCAGGAGAAACAAGCGAGGATATGCTAAATACAGTAAAATATGTTTGTACACAAGATATACAAGGAGTTAAATATCACCTTTTGCATCTTATGAAAAATACACCTCTTGAAGACTTTTATAATAGAGGAGAACTTAGATTTTTAGAATATGAAGAGTATATAGATATTATATGTTCTGCTATATCAATTACACGATCTGATATAGTTATTCATAGGCTTACAGGTGATGCTCCAAGAAATTTGCTTATAGGTCCTGTGTGGAGTTTGAAAAAATGGGAAGTTTTAAATGCCATAGATAAAACGTTAGAGAAGAGAAAAATATATCAAGGCTGTCGATGTTGAATTAAGTATAAAAGTAAAGAACATTAAACTTGTGTAAAGTTCAATATTATTGAATATAGAATATTAAAAATCAAACTTAATTTTGATAATATTTTTATATTTATGAGCATAATTTTTTAGTAAATATTAATACAAAAGATAAATTTATATTTTTAAATCGTTGATTTTTTTACCTACATGATATAATTTTAATTGTGTAGGTAATTTTTTATTAATTTTAAAGAAGATAAAACTTCAATGGGGGAATTTAAAATGAAAGTTGATTTAATAATTTCTGCAGATGATATAAAAAAGGATAAAGTACAAGGAAAAGCTGTAGTAGTTATAGATATGCTAAGAGCTACATCAGTAATAGCAACTGCAATAAATAATGGATGCAAAAGTGTTATACCTGTGCTTACAATAGAAGAAGCTTTAAAAGTGAGCAATGAAGATAGAGATAACTATATACTTGGAGGAGAAAGAAAGGCGCTTAAAATAAAAGGTTTTGATTATGCTAATTCACCTTTAGAATATAAAGAAGACTTAGTTAAAGACAAAATTTTAGTTATGACTACTAGTAATGGGACAAGAGCAATTAAAGGAAGTACAGGGGCTAAAAATATTCTAATAGGTGCATTAATAAATGCTAGAGCTGTGGCAAATAAGCTTTTAGATTTGGATATTGATGTGCAGATAGTAAATGCAGGAACTTATGGTCAGTTTTCTATAGATGACTTTATATGTTCTGGATATATTATAGATTGTTTATTAGAAGCCCCAACAGATATAGAACTTACAGATATAGCAAAAACTTCTCACTATGTTTATTCTGAAAATAAGGATATAACTAGTTTTATACATTATGCCAGTCATTATAAAAGAATTAAGGAATTAAATTTAGAAGATGATTTAAAATATTGCTGCACTAAAGATATAATTGACATTGTACCTGAATACAGAAATGGCATTATAAAAGTTTATGATGAAATGTATAAGAAAAAAACTGTAGTTTAGGAAAAAACTTTATTTGACAATGTGAAATTTTATGACATTAAAATAGAAAACAACTGACCTCGTCTTAATTTTTAAGCATTATAAGTTATGATTATAAATATAATTTAGGTTACTAAAATTACCTATAATAATGTAATTATGTACGTATACTTGAACTTGTTAGTTTGAATTTTAACTTTTATTCAGTGACATATGACATCCTTATCATATATCACTGAATAAAAATTAAAATTCAAACTTCCACTGCACTTTTTATTATAATATTCTCATTGTATGAATTTATTTTTATACAACTTGGAATATATAAAATTTTAAATAATAAGATTCGTCGGAATTCCAGAGTATTGGGTGGTCTGAAGCTTGAGTTCTGAACTCAACTTGTCTTAACATTCTTCTTGCATCTTTTGCCGCATTTGCAATAGTATCTTTAAAGAGTTCAGGAGACATAAAATGAGAACATGAACAAGTAACTAAAAAGCCACCTGGTTTTACCATTTTTATACCTCTTAAATTAATTTCTTTATATCCTCTAATAGCGCTTTTTATAGTTGACCTTGATTTTGTGAAAGCAGGAGGATCAAGTATAACTACATCATATTGTCTTCCTTCATTTGCCCATTGGTGAAGAACATCGAAAGCGTTGTGACATTCGAATCTAACTGTGTCAGATAATTTATTAAGCGCAGCATTTTTAGATGCATCGTCTATAGCAAGTTGTGATATGTCAATTCCTAAGACACTTTTAGCACCAGCGATGCCCGCATTTAGAGCAAAAGAACCGGTATGAGTAAAGCAATCTAAAACATCGGCATCTTTACAAATTTTATGTATAGCATGTCGATTTTCTTTTTGATCTAAAAAGAAACCTGTTTTTTGACCATTTTCGATATCAACATAATATTTAACGCCATTTTCAATAATTTCGAATGTAGTATCAAAAGGTTCTGTTAGGAATCCTTTTGTTTGTTCCATGCCTTCAAGCTCACGAACTTTTACGTCACTTCGTTCGTAAACACCTTTTGCGCCAAAATCTTCTTTGAGCAATTCAACTATAATAGATTTATATTTATCGATTCCAAGAGCTAAAGATTGAATAACATAATAATCTTGATATTTATCAATTATAAGACCAGGTACAAAGTCAGCTTCTCCAAATAGAAATCTGCAGCTTGAAGTGTCTATAATTTTTTTTCTATAAATCCAAGCATTGAATAGCTTTTTTCTAAAAAAGTCTTTATCTATTTCTTCATTTATGTCTCTAGTCATAATTCTTATTGTGATTTTTGATACATCATTTATATAACCTTTACCTATAAAGTTTCCCTTAAAATTGTATACTTCTACAATATCACCATTTTCATAGGTTCCTTCGTAACCCTCTATTTCTGTAGTATATATCCATGGGTGACCATTTTCGGCTTTTCTACCCATGCCTTTATATAAATAAAACTTACAAGCCATCAACTTTTTACCTCCCTGATTTTGTTCCTTATGTAGTATACCACAACTGAAAAATTAATAATATACAAAAATGTAACTAAAAATCTTTTGACATAATATATAAGAATAAATTAAACTATTTCTATATGTTTAAATTCGAAAGATTTGAGGAGATGAAAAATGAGTATATTAACTGTTAAAAATTTAAGTCATGGTTTTGGAGATAGAGCCATATTTGAAGATGTATCATTTAGACTATTAAAGGGAGAACATGTAGGACTTATAGGAGCTAATGGAGAAGGTAAGTCAACATTTATGAATATAATTACAGGAAAGCTTATGCCTGATGAGGGAAGTATAGAATGGTCTAATAGAGTTAGGGTTGGATACATGGATCAACATGTACAATTACAAAAAGGACAAACTATAAGAGATGTATTAAAGCAAGCATTTGACTATCTTTTTGATCTTGAAAAAGAAATGATAGGGATAACAGATAAGATGGGACAAGCGTCACCAGAAGAGTTGGAAAAGCTTTTAGATCAAATGGGTACTATTCAGGACTTACTTGATAACAATGGATTTTATGTTATAGATGTAAAAGTTGAGGAAGTAGCAGGAGGACTTGGACTTAAAGATGTAGGTCTTGATAAAGATGTATCAGATTTAAGTGGTGGACAAAGAACAAAAGTATTACTTGCAAAATTATTACTTGAAAATCCAGATATATTACTTTTAGACGAGCCTACAAATTATTTGGATGAACAGCATATAGAATGGTTGAAAATATACTTACAAAATTATGAAAATGCATTTATTCTTATATCTCATGATATTCCTTTCTTGAACAGTGTAATAAATTTAATATATCATATGGAAAACAAGCAGCTTACAAGATATGTAGGAGATTATGATAATTTCATGAGAGTATATGAAGCAAATAAAAAACAATTGGAAGCAGCATATGAAAGACAGCAAAAGGAAATAGCAAAACTTGAAGATTTCGTAGCTAGAAATAAAGCAAGGGTAGCTACTACTGGAATGGCTAGAGCAAGGCAAAAAAAGTTAGATAAAATAGATAGAATAGAAATTGCTAAAGAAAAAGTAAAACCTGAATTTAACTTTAAAGCAGCTAGGGCTTCTGGAAAGGTTATATTTGAAACTACAGATTTAGTAATAGGTTATGATGAACCTCTTTCAAAACCTTTAAATTTAAGAATGGAGAGAGGAGATAAGATAGCTTTAGTTGGAGCTAATGGATTAGGTAAAAGTACTTTACTAAAAAGTTTATTAGGGCAGATAAAGCCTATATCAGGAAAAGCTGAGTTAGGAGATTATCAGTATATAGGATATTTTGAACAAGAGAGCAAGGAAACAAATTATAATACTTGTATAGAAGAGTTGTGGCAGGATTTCCCTTCATTTAGTCAATATGAAGTTAGAGCAGCTTTAGCTAAATGTGGCCTTACAACTAAACATATAGAAAGTAAGATAATGGTTTTAAGTGGTGGAGAGCAAGCAAAGGTAAGATTATGTAAGATTATAAATAGAGAAACTAATATATTAATATTAGATGAGCCTACAAATCATTTGGATGTAGATGCAAAGGAAGAATTAAAAAGATCACTAAAAGAATATAAAGGAAGTATTTTATTAGTATGTCATGAGCCAGAATTTTATAGAGATGTGGTTACTGATATTTGGAATTGTGAAGAGTGGACAACTAAGATATATTAATCACTAAATATGTAAATTTATAGATGCAGTGAGGAGTGTGTGGAATACTCCTCACTTATTTTATTAATATAATAATGTATGAATTTTTATTATCTTTAATTTAGTTTACAGAAATGCTAATAAATCTGTCTTTTATCCAGCCTCTATTATTAATATTTCTATTACTTGAAATAGAAATTTCATACCACAATTCATTTTTAATTTTTACACTACATAGTATTTTTACGCTAGTATTTTTCGATAATGAGTTAAGTGTTGCTGAGTTATCCATTGGACAAATATATAATTCACAATTATCGTTAACGAATGCTTCAGTAAAATTAGGGGTTATATATTGCACAATTAAGTTTGAATCTTTATTCCATTTTGCTTTTTTTGTTAAATTATTATTTTGTTGCTTTAGTAATATTATTTGTTTTTTTTGATTGTATATTTGATTAGTAAAATAATATGCCATAAATAAAGCTCCACCTACAAGAAGTACAAATAATAAAAGTAACATGAAAAATACTCCTTTCAAAATTTATATACTAATATTATATTCAAAGGTTTAGTAAATCTGCACTTAATATTTATTAGTAAAATCCATTCATTACATTTTCATGACTTGTTAATACAATTTGGTAAAATTTATGGTGTATTTTACGATATAAATAAGTGAAATAAAATACCATTATTGTTTAAATTTATAGTAAAGGAGTGATATTATGCAAATAGGTTTTTCGTTACAAAATGGCGCATCAATTACCAACTTATACAATACTAGTGATAGAAGTAAAGAGCTTAATGCTCATGGTAAAAAGTCTATAAATGGAAGTAATGCTAATGTTGGAAAAACAAAAAAGAAAAGTGCATTGGAACTACTAATGGAACAAAAATCAAAATTACAAGATAGTAAAAATGCCATTATGGCGGAAGGAGTAAAAAAAGGTGAAGATTCGTTATCTATAAAACAAAAAACTGCAGATATTGATAAACAAATTGAAGAAATTGATAAGCAAATCAGCCAGATGCAGATAGAGGACAAACAAAAAGCTCTTGGTAAAGATAAAGATAAAAATAAAGGTTCTAAAGAGAAAAAATTAAATAATAATTGTGAAGCTGATTCAAACAAATCCCCTTCTTTGGATGGTGTTTTAAATCTTTCTATTGGATTAAATAATTTTCGTAATTTATCCAACATAAGAAATAACATAAAAGGTAATATAAAAGAGTTAAAAGCTGATATAGATTATGATATAAATTTTAGGCATATTGATCCTATTTTCAGTAAAAAACAATTAAATAAGATGGAAGATGGTATTAAAAATCTAGAAGAAAAACTCAATGAATCTATTAAAGATATAAACAATAAAAATAAAGAAAATGTAAAAGAACAAAATCCAAAGGCTAATATGCATATAACTAGAAAAATAGAACAGATAAGTAATGGTTCTAATTCAAAAGATGGAAATGAAATATCTATAGAACAGTATAAAGCTGAACAAAATATCAAACATTATAGAGTGAATATTGAAGACAAATTTGAAAATAGTGGTGGAAATATTAATAATATAGCTTAAAAATTTTCTCTATACGTATTAAACCTGTGGACAATTTAACCATATAACCACAGGTTTTAATACATGTTATAATTATGTATGGGGTGGTTTAATGCTAAAAATAGCTATTTGTGAGGATGAAATTAATCAGAGGCAAGGAATAGTTAGTATAATAAAAAAATATCTAAATTTAGCACAAAAGCAACATAAGATAGTTGAATTTTCCAATGGCGAAGAGTTAATGATATCAGTTTTAGATTTTGACATATATTTTTTAGATATACTTATGAATAAAATTACAGGCATAGATGTTGCAAAAAAAATAAGGTGTATAAATGAGAAGGCTATTATTATATTTATATCAGGAATTAAAGACTATGTTTTTGAAGCTTTTGATGTAAGAGCTTTTAATTATATTCTAAAACCTATTAACGAAGAAAAATTTAAAAAAGTTTTGTATTCAGCCTTGGAATCAATTGTTAAAAGAGATAAGTTTATAATTGCTAAAACTATTAGTCAAAAAACGAAGATTTGTTTAAAAGATATAATGTATGTAGAATCGGAAAAAAGAAAATTAAAGATACATACAACTTACGATATTATTGAATATTATTATAAACTTTATGATATAGAAAAGGAACTTTCTGGAGGTAATTTTTTTAGATGTCATAAAAGCTATATTGTGAATTTTAAGTATGTTTATAGTTATGATAATACTTTTATAACTTTAAAAAATTTAGAGAAAATATATATTTCTAAATACAAACTAAATGATTTCTCTAAAGCATTTATGTATTATTTGAAAAACGAGGAACAATAAATATGGATAAACAACAAATTGTTAAAAGTATAGAGTTTTTATCACAATACGTATCAATCCCTTTTTTATATACAGTTCAATATTACTTTTATAAAAGGTTTTTGGAATTTAAAGTAAAGGTGGAAAAATTCATTATATGCATGTTGTTTTTTTCAATTATTAGTTTTTACGTTTCGAAATTTCAATTTGGAGTATTAAGTAAAATAGTAATTGATTTAATTTGGCTATTTATAATATGTTTTTTATGCAAAGGAGATTTTATCATTAAACTTTATGCAGTTACCATTGAAAATACAGTACAAGTGCTTATTAGTATGGCTTTTTTTATAGTTGATTTTAAAGTTTTTCCTATGACTCATAATACAAATATGTCATTTAATGAACATATGATTATTAGTGCTATTAATGTTATATTCAGTGATTTTGCTAGAATTATTTTGTTATTTATATTTTTAAAGATTATTTGTAATTTGTTAAGCTTAAAGGAGAAAAAAATAGATTTGTATGAAAGCTTATCTCTATTAATTCCATGCTTGTCTGTTTACAGTTTGGCTAATATTTTCTATTTTATTCAGGTAATTAAAATTAATAATAAAGAATATTATCTAGCTTATTTGTTTCCCAGAATTTATTATGTTTTACCTTGTGTAAGTTTTGCACTTATGATATCCATATTGATCACAGCTTATATATTTGAAAAAATGCTTAAGGGGAAAGAAGAAACACAAAAGAATATGCTTATGCAGCAGCAGTTTAATTTACAGTGTAACTATAGTAAAAATGTTGAAGGATTTTATAAAGAAATAAGAAGTGTAATGCATGATATGAATAATCATCTTAATTGCTTAAAAAGTTTGGCTATAAATAATAATATAGAAGAAATTAAAGGTTATATTGATAGTATTGGACAGGCTATGAATAGGCTTGATTTTAAAATAAAAACAGGAAATCCTGTATCAGATGCAGTTATAAATGAAAAGTACAATATAGCTAAAGCTGAAGGAATAAAATTTACTTGTGATTTTATTATGCCTAAGAAAACTTTAATAGAACCGATGGATTTATGCATTATTTTAAGCAATGCCTTAGATAATTCAATTGAAGCTTGTAAGAGGATTCAGAATACTAGTGTTGATAGAAAAATACTTATAAAATCCTATATTAGAGGAATATATTTGATAATTGAAATTTCTAATACATATATGTATAAAATTCAGTACGTTGAAGATAAAATTATTACCCAAAAATTAGATAAACTTAATCATGGTATAGGAATTTGTAATATAGAGGCTGCTGTAAAAAAATATAATGGTATAATTGATATA harbors:
- a CDS encoding TIGR01212 family radical SAM protein (This family includes YhcC from E. coli K-12, an uncharacterized radical SAM protein.), which translates into the protein MQWGEKRYYSLNYFLRNKFHSKVFKISLDAGFSCPNRDGKISTGGCAFCSERGSGDFAGDRHFSIKHQFEDIKQIMSKKWKNGKYIAYFQAYTNTYAPVKVLREKYNEAINEEDVVGLAIATRPDCLSEEVLELLEEFNKKIYTWVELGLQTFNENTASKINRGYKLDVFEEAVRNLRKRNIDVVTHVIFGLPGETSEDMLNTVKYVCTQDIQGVKYHLLHLMKNTPLEDFYNRGELRFLEYEEYIDIICSAISITRSDIVIHRLTGDAPRNLLIGPVWSLKKWEVLNAIDKTLEKRKIYQGCRC
- a CDS encoding 2-phosphosulfolactate phosphatase family protein — protein: MKVDLIISADDIKKDKVQGKAVVVIDMLRATSVIATAINNGCKSVIPVLTIEEALKVSNEDRDNYILGGERKALKIKGFDYANSPLEYKEDLVKDKILVMTTSNGTRAIKGSTGAKNILIGALINARAVANKLLDLDIDVQIVNAGTYGQFSIDDFICSGYIIDCLLEAPTDIELTDIAKTSHYVYSENKDITSFIHYASHYKRIKELNLEDDLKYCCTKDIIDIVPEYRNGIIKVYDEMYKKKTVV
- a CDS encoding class I SAM-dependent rRNA methyltransferase yields the protein MACKFYLYKGMGRKAENGHPWIYTTEIEGYEGTYENGDIVEVYNFKGNFIGKGYINDVSKITIRIMTRDINEEIDKDFFRKKLFNAWIYRKKIIDTSSCRFLFGEADFVPGLIIDKYQDYYVIQSLALGIDKYKSIIVELLKEDFGAKGVYERSDVKVRELEGMEQTKGFLTEPFDTTFEIIENGVKYYVDIENGQKTGFFLDQKENRHAIHKICKDADVLDCFTHTGSFALNAGIAGAKSVLGIDISQLAIDDASKNAALNKLSDTVRFECHNAFDVLHQWANEGRQYDVVILDPPAFTKSRSTIKSAIRGYKEINLRGIKMVKPGGFLVTCSCSHFMSPELFKDTIANAAKDARRMLRQVEFRTQASDHPILWNSDESYYLKFYIFQVV
- the abc-f gene encoding ribosomal protection-like ABC-F family protein, yielding MSILTVKNLSHGFGDRAIFEDVSFRLLKGEHVGLIGANGEGKSTFMNIITGKLMPDEGSIEWSNRVRVGYMDQHVQLQKGQTIRDVLKQAFDYLFDLEKEMIGITDKMGQASPEELEKLLDQMGTIQDLLDNNGFYVIDVKVEEVAGGLGLKDVGLDKDVSDLSGGQRTKVLLAKLLLENPDILLLDEPTNYLDEQHIEWLKIYLQNYENAFILISHDIPFLNSVINLIYHMENKQLTRYVGDYDNFMRVYEANKKQLEAAYERQQKEIAKLEDFVARNKARVATTGMARARQKKLDKIDRIEIAKEKVKPEFNFKAARASGKVIFETTDLVIGYDEPLSKPLNLRMERGDKIALVGANGLGKSTLLKSLLGQIKPISGKAELGDYQYIGYFEQESKETNYNTCIEELWQDFPSFSQYEVRAALAKCGLTTKHIESKIMVLSGGEQAKVRLCKIINRETNILILDEPTNHLDVDAKEELKRSLKEYKGSILLVCHEPEFYRDVVTDIWNCEEWTTKIY
- a CDS encoding GW dipeptide domain-containing protein produces the protein MLLLLFVLLVGGALFMAYYFTNQIYNQKKQIILLKQQNNNLTKKAKWNKDSNLIVQYITPNFTEAFVNDNCELYICPMDNSATLNSLSKNTSVKILCSVKIKNELWYEISISSNRNINNRGWIKDRFISISVN
- a CDS encoding LytR/AlgR family response regulator transcription factor — encoded protein: MLKIAICEDEINQRQGIVSIIKKYLNLAQKQHKIVEFSNGEELMISVLDFDIYFLDILMNKITGIDVAKKIRCINEKAIIIFISGIKDYVFEAFDVRAFNYILKPINEEKFKKVLYSALESIVKRDKFIIAKTISQKTKICLKDIMYVESEKRKLKIHTTYDIIEYYYKLYDIEKELSGGNFFRCHKSYIVNFKYVYSYDNTFITLKNLEKIYISKYKLNDFSKAFMYYLKNEEQ
- a CDS encoding sensor histidine kinase, yielding MDKQQIVKSIEFLSQYVSIPFLYTVQYYFYKRFLEFKVKVEKFIICMLFFSIISFYVSKFQFGVLSKIVIDLIWLFIICFLCKGDFIIKLYAVTIENTVQVLISMAFFIVDFKVFPMTHNTNMSFNEHMIISAINVIFSDFARIILLFIFLKIICNLLSLKEKKIDLYESLSLLIPCLSVYSLANIFYFIQVIKINNKEYYLAYLFPRIYYVLPCVSFALMISILITAYIFEKMLKGKEETQKNMLMQQQFNLQCNYSKNVEGFYKEIRSVMHDMNNHLNCLKSLAINNNIEEIKGYIDSIGQAMNRLDFKIKTGNPVSDAVINEKYNIAKAEGIKFTCDFIMPKKTLIEPMDLCIILSNALDNSIEACKRIQNTSVDRKILIKSYIRGIYLIIEISNTYMYKIQYVEDKIITQKLDKLNHGIGICNIEAAVKKYNGIIDILQEKDMFVVNLMLKIK